One window of Desulfobacca acetoxidans DSM 11109 genomic DNA carries:
- the aroB gene encoding 3-dehydroquinate synthase — protein MKEIFVQLPGQDRSYRILLEAGLRFRLDDYLTQVCPNPRVWVVSDALVARLYGSGTVALLKNRGIQASLLTVPRGEKSKSWPVLSRLVCQLLEQGADRQSLLVALGGGVIGDLTGFLASIFMRGIPFVQVPTTLLAMVDAGIGGKTAINLPAGKNLIGTFHQPRLVLIDPEFLLTLPARERRNGLAEVIKAGFIHDLDLLVMLSGPGQTLWRDRQLRNRDLLAEIIGRAVAIKARVVAEDEKEGDRRRILNFGHTVGHALEKASGFKIKHGEAVAMGMAAALDFSVELTGLSPAEASQGKELLRSQGLPLRPPSLSREEVLGALQMDKKRQADHLVFILLRHLGEAVIYPKAPLTMISDWLRA, from the coding sequence ATGAAAGAGATATTCGTCCAGCTTCCGGGGCAGGATCGCTCTTATCGGATTCTGTTAGAAGCGGGTCTACGCTTCCGTTTGGACGACTATCTCACCCAGGTCTGCCCGAATCCACGGGTCTGGGTGGTGAGCGATGCCCTGGTAGCGCGACTCTACGGCTCTGGAACAGTAGCTCTTCTCAAGAACCGGGGCATTCAGGCATCGTTGCTAACGGTGCCCCGGGGAGAGAAGAGCAAGTCCTGGCCTGTCCTATCCCGCCTGGTCTGCCAACTTTTGGAGCAAGGCGCCGACCGCCAAAGCCTGCTCGTGGCCCTGGGTGGCGGCGTCATCGGGGACCTGACCGGTTTTTTGGCTTCCATCTTTATGCGCGGGATCCCGTTTGTCCAGGTGCCCACGACACTGCTGGCGATGGTGGATGCAGGCATCGGCGGTAAAACCGCTATTAATCTCCCGGCCGGGAAGAATCTCATCGGGACCTTCCATCAACCCCGGCTGGTCCTCATCGACCCGGAGTTTCTCCTGACTCTTCCGGCCAGAGAGAGGCGCAACGGCTTGGCCGAAGTTATCAAGGCCGGTTTCATTCACGACCTGGATCTCCTGGTAATGCTTTCCGGACCGGGCCAGACTCTCTGGCGCGACCGGCAGCTCCGAAATCGGGACCTGCTCGCCGAGATCATCGGTCGGGCCGTTGCAATCAAGGCCCGGGTTGTTGCGGAGGATGAGAAGGAAGGGGACCGGCGTCGGATTCTCAATTTTGGCCATACCGTGGGACACGCCCTGGAGAAAGCTTCAGGTTTTAAGATCAAGCACGGGGAGGCCGTGGCGATGGGTATGGCTGCGGCCCTGGATTTTTCGGTGGAGCTCACCGGTCTAAGCCCGGCCGAGGCAAGCCAGGGTAAGGAACTGCTCCGATCCCAGGGCCTTCCTCTCCGGCCGCCATCCCTGTCCCGAGAGGAGGTACTGGGGGCTTTGCAGATGGATAAAAAGCGCCAAGCCGATCACCTGGTGTTCATCCTGCTGCGCCATTTAGGCGAGGCGGTGATTTACCCTAAAGCGCCCCTGACTATGATCTCCGACTGGCTCAGAGCCTAG
- a CDS encoding chloride channel protein: MLKKLRKLKRFDWTGQLRWPLLSILVGVIAGLGAILFEETLRWTLTHFLHLPTAFLEPARGSAPEQVSSLASVRSLLFLLIPTLGGLASGLLVFTIAPEAEGHGTDAMIEAFHRREGYIRKRIPLIKILASSITIGSGGSAGKEGPIAQIGAGFGSFLASVLRLKARDRRILVLAGASGGIGAIFHAPLGAALFAPEVLYKDTEFEFEAILPCIVSAIIASSIFDQYYGRQALFFPGTVDFHLIELIPYALFGLVCAAVGFVYIKVFYGSRDFFFKRLQIPKIVRPAVGGFLVGLIALLTPQILDGGYGWIQAAMEGKIFWGTMWLLVFMKILATSCTISSGGSGGVFAPSVFIGAMLGGGFGFLGHFLAPAWVIHPAAFVVVGIGGFFAGIAKAPISSIIMACEMCGNYTLLAPLMLVSAISYIFLGKTSLYENQAVSRLASPAHIGEFARGVLEELQVEKAIIKRPLTIIPENMPFPELVKIVTTSQDYHFPVVDKKGKMKGIISINDIREYILEDNIHGLIVAKDVATPNVVRVFLHESLQEAMDKMALINVDELPVVSEDRPDTIIGLITKRDIISYYYDQIERSG; encoded by the coding sequence TTGCTAAAAAAACTACGGAAGTTGAAAAGATTTGATTGGACGGGGCAGTTGCGCTGGCCCCTGCTGAGTATCCTGGTAGGTGTCATCGCGGGATTAGGGGCTATCCTCTTTGAAGAAACACTCCGCTGGACGCTCACTCATTTCTTGCACCTGCCCACTGCGTTTTTGGAGCCGGCCAGAGGCTCAGCGCCTGAACAGGTATCCTCGTTGGCCTCGGTGCGCTCCCTGCTGTTTCTGCTTATTCCCACTCTGGGCGGGCTGGCGTCCGGTTTATTAGTCTTTACGATAGCGCCGGAGGCGGAGGGCCATGGCACCGACGCCATGATTGAAGCCTTTCACCGACGCGAGGGGTATATCAGAAAACGCATTCCCTTGATAAAAATTTTGGCATCGTCCATCACTATCGGCAGCGGCGGTTCGGCGGGCAAGGAAGGTCCCATCGCCCAGATCGGGGCCGGCTTCGGCTCTTTTCTGGCCTCAGTGTTACGCCTGAAAGCCCGGGACCGTCGTATCCTGGTGTTGGCCGGGGCTTCCGGCGGCATTGGGGCTATCTTCCATGCACCCCTGGGCGCGGCCCTCTTTGCACCCGAGGTATTATATAAAGACACTGAATTTGAATTCGAAGCCATCCTCCCCTGCATCGTTTCGGCTATTATCGCCTCTTCCATTTTTGACCAATATTACGGCCGTCAGGCGCTTTTCTTTCCGGGAACGGTGGATTTTCACCTCATCGAATTGATTCCATATGCCTTATTCGGGTTGGTCTGTGCGGCAGTCGGGTTTGTCTATATCAAGGTTTTTTATGGCTCTCGGGACTTTTTTTTCAAACGGCTGCAGATTCCCAAGATAGTACGTCCGGCGGTAGGTGGATTTTTAGTCGGCCTCATTGCACTGCTTACCCCCCAGATCTTGGACGGGGGTTACGGTTGGATTCAGGCGGCTATGGAGGGCAAGATATTTTGGGGAACCATGTGGCTCCTGGTGTTCATGAAGATCCTGGCCACTTCCTGCACCATCAGTTCCGGGGGCAGCGGCGGCGTCTTTGCTCCATCGGTTTTCATAGGCGCCATGTTGGGAGGCGGCTTCGGTTTTTTGGGACATTTCCTGGCCCCTGCCTGGGTGATACATCCGGCGGCTTTTGTGGTGGTAGGCATCGGTGGTTTTTTTGCCGGGATCGCCAAGGCCCCCATCTCCTCCATTATCATGGCTTGCGAAATGTGCGGCAATTACACCCTCCTGGCGCCCCTGATGCTGGTTTCGGCAATTTCTTATATCTTTCTCGGTAAAACAAGCCTGTATGAAAATCAGGCAGTCTCCCGCCTAGCCTCCCCGGCCCATATCGGCGAGTTCGCCCGCGGCGTGCTGGAGGAGTTGCAGGTGGAAAAAGCCATCATTAAGCGGCCCCTCACTATTATCCCGGAAAATATGCCGTTTCCAGAACTTGTTAAGATAGTAACTACCTCCCAGGATTATCATTTTCCCGTGGTTGACAAGAAAGGGAAAATGAAGGGCATTATCTCCATTAATGATATCCGGGAGTATATCCTGGAAGATAATATTCACGGGTTGATCGTAGCTAAAGATGTGGCCACCCCTAATGTCGTGCGGGTCTTTCTGCATGAGTCCCTGCAAGAGGCCATGGATAAGATGGCCCTGATCAATGTGGATGAACTGCCGGTAGTGAGTGAAGACAGACCCGATACCATCATCGGCCTTATTACCAAGAGAGATATTATCAGTTATTACTATGATCAGATAGAACGCAGCGGCTAA
- a CDS encoding nucleotidyltransferase domain-containing protein: MEKKPRSESTKRLADPFNRFFPGDNFVRENFKLDRTAMPPELQLVLACLRKAPHEQEVQQIERLSRGKIAWPDFLRWVDRHRVAPLVYENLRRYGGNGVPGAVRNALRSRFESNAQRSLINAAELLRLHTLLRENNIPCIPLKGSLLALQVYGNLALRHAGDIDLLVDRNHVDRADLLLRQDYSRLSPGPYLTPFQKRAFCRLQEHLVYTHESKKVKLELHSRLFYNRPYCATDFTRLLERLQSITVANSSLLAMPLEDTVLYLADHGGQHNWSRLFWLNDLAEIIRWNWLPDWDALLAGALEKGVTRPLVQGVVLAHHLLQAPLPEAIQAHAAQDRMVNYLVDAALRRICTLEQQKPPITEILYGNIIHRSRLYSEVKYKIKVMQRVLLYSRDWGTIRLPDIAFPTFFMMRPFLWLYRKLGRYREKSGRRRTEGRNT; the protein is encoded by the coding sequence ATGGAAAAGAAACCGCGGTCTGAGAGTACGAAGCGCCTGGCAGACCCTTTCAACCGTTTCTTCCCAGGTGACAATTTCGTGAGAGAAAATTTCAAGTTGGATCGGACTGCAATGCCTCCTGAGTTGCAGCTTGTCCTTGCCTGTCTGCGGAAAGCGCCGCATGAACAGGAAGTGCAGCAGATCGAAAGATTGAGCCGGGGGAAAATCGCCTGGCCCGATTTTCTGAGGTGGGTGGACCGTCACCGGGTAGCCCCTTTGGTTTACGAGAACCTCCGGCGCTATGGCGGAAACGGTGTGCCGGGAGCCGTCAGGAATGCTCTCCGCTCCCGCTTCGAATCCAACGCCCAGCGAAGCCTCATCAATGCCGCGGAATTGCTGCGCCTTCACACCCTCTTACGGGAGAACAACATTCCCTGCATTCCTCTCAAGGGAAGCCTGTTGGCCCTGCAGGTTTACGGCAACCTGGCCCTGCGCCATGCCGGGGATATAGACCTGCTGGTCGATAGAAACCACGTCGACCGGGCCGATCTGCTTCTGCGTCAAGATTATTCCAGACTATCGCCGGGTCCTTACCTGACCCCTTTTCAGAAAAGAGCGTTCTGTCGCTTACAGGAACATTTAGTTTATACCCATGAGAGCAAAAAGGTAAAATTAGAACTCCACAGTCGCCTGTTCTATAACCGACCTTATTGTGCCACGGATTTTACCCGACTCCTGGAGCGGCTGCAATCCATAACCGTGGCGAACTCTTCGCTGCTGGCGATGCCCTTAGAGGATACCGTCCTCTATCTGGCTGATCATGGAGGGCAGCATAATTGGAGCCGTCTGTTTTGGCTGAATGACCTGGCCGAAATCATCCGCTGGAATTGGCTGCCTGATTGGGACGCATTGCTGGCGGGCGCTCTCGAAAAAGGCGTAACCCGGCCTTTGGTGCAGGGGGTAGTTCTGGCACATCATCTCTTGCAGGCGCCTCTCCCGGAGGCAATCCAGGCCCATGCCGCGCAGGACCGCATGGTGAACTATCTGGTTGATGCCGCCTTAAGACGGATCTGCACGCTCGAACAACAGAAACCACCGATAACCGAAATTCTCTACGGCAATATAATTCATAGGTCCAGGTTGTATTCTGAGGTTAAATATAAGATTAAAGTTATGCAGCGAGTTTTATTGTACAGCCGGGACTGGGGAACTATTCGACTGCCCGATATCGCCTTTCCCACCTTCTTTATGATGCGGCCCTTCCTGTGGCTGTACCGGAAACTAGGCCGCTATCGGGAAAAATCAGGCCGCAGGCGGACTGAAGGGAGGAATACCTGA
- a CDS encoding asparagine synthetase B family protein yields MNGILGYLRLDGAPVAKTKLAVMQQAMAYWGVDGSTEWSDGPVGLGCQFCFCTPEETEKSFPYHDPERGWVLTAGAFLDNREDLIAELGLSAPEGRVLSDTRLIHRAYERWGEECIHHLLGDWHFALWDLKNRRLFLARDHHGNTGICYIQGPGFFAFASSRKALLALPEVPRVPNLLRLAQTLTSWPGDGILTAHAGIYRLPPAHYLIIEAGEVKIKRYWFAENAPRVYFPREEDYLEAFLEHYDRAVRARLRSTTAISATLSGGLDSGSVCALAARALAQQGQRLSAFTSVPLEDTSPYTLKHRFGDESAFAQATADQAGNIDLTRIRAAEVSPLAGIDRMLQVHDEPGHAAGNYFWIIALLDRVREHGFRVLLTGQGGNATVSWTGGAVNLWPYLGSGQLSRFRQKFLDLQQRQGLSLFAGVKRFLAGPLVLPILSRLEYGLCPNGPVFLPYSAIHPRWAQSLHLDRLMRAQGHDPYFNTDYNPLATRYRIIQPGRWPGGGLWGESSGAFGLETRDPTLDKRLLEFCLGIPDIYHSAEGSNRAVLRRAFRDLLPDLVRLNRRRGLQAADICRRLRDQATDIEEALQDLERHNLAPAILDLPKMRRVLRSIQQGTTRKNSSEAGTILLRGLGVGIFLQRF; encoded by the coding sequence ATGAATGGCATATTAGGATATCTGAGATTAGACGGCGCCCCGGTGGCTAAGACGAAACTGGCGGTCATGCAGCAGGCCATGGCCTATTGGGGGGTGGATGGCTCCACCGAGTGGAGCGATGGCCCGGTTGGATTGGGCTGCCAGTTCTGTTTTTGCACCCCGGAAGAGACCGAAAAATCTTTCCCGTATCATGACCCGGAACGCGGTTGGGTGTTGACCGCCGGGGCCTTTCTGGATAATCGGGAAGACCTGATTGCGGAACTGGGCCTGTCAGCCCCGGAAGGCCGGGTTTTGTCCGACACCCGGCTCATCCATCGGGCTTACGAGCGCTGGGGGGAGGAGTGCATCCATCACCTGTTGGGCGATTGGCACTTTGCCCTCTGGGACCTGAAGAATCGCCGTTTATTCCTGGCCCGGGATCATCATGGCAATACTGGAATCTGTTATATCCAGGGGCCGGGATTTTTCGCCTTCGCTTCCAGCCGCAAGGCCCTGCTGGCGCTCCCGGAAGTGCCTCGGGTGCCGAACCTGCTGCGACTGGCCCAGACCCTCACCAGTTGGCCGGGCGATGGCATTCTCACCGCCCATGCCGGGATCTACCGCCTGCCTCCGGCCCATTATCTGATCATCGAAGCCGGCGAAGTAAAGATCAAGCGCTACTGGTTTGCCGAAAACGCCCCTCGGGTTTACTTCCCCCGAGAGGAAGACTATCTGGAGGCCTTCCTGGAGCACTATGATCGGGCGGTGCGAGCCCGTCTGCGGTCGACTACGGCGATAAGCGCCACCTTGAGCGGCGGCTTGGATTCGGGTTCGGTCTGCGCCCTGGCGGCCCGGGCGCTGGCCCAACAGGGGCAAAGATTGTCCGCCTTCACCTCTGTCCCCCTGGAGGACACCAGTCCTTATACCCTCAAACACCGCTTCGGCGATGAGTCGGCCTTCGCCCAGGCCACTGCCGACCAGGCCGGTAATATTGACCTTACCAGGATCAGGGCGGCAGAGGTTTCTCCGTTGGCAGGCATCGACCGTATGCTGCAGGTTCACGATGAACCGGGCCATGCCGCCGGCAATTATTTCTGGATTATAGCGCTCCTCGATAGGGTCAGGGAGCATGGCTTCCGGGTGCTCTTGACCGGCCAGGGAGGCAACGCCACCGTCTCCTGGACCGGGGGAGCGGTGAACCTCTGGCCGTATCTGGGGTCCGGACAGCTCAGCCGGTTCAGGCAGAAATTCCTGGATCTGCAACAGCGCCAGGGTCTCTCCCTTTTCGCCGGGGTCAAACGCTTCCTGGCGGGCCCTTTGGTCCTTCCAATCCTCAGTCGCCTGGAATACGGCCTCTGCCCCAATGGCCCGGTGTTCCTGCCCTACTCGGCCATCCATCCCCGCTGGGCGCAGTCCCTGCATCTGGATCGCCTCATGCGGGCCCAGGGTCATGATCCCTATTTTAATACAGACTACAACCCCTTAGCCACCAGGTACCGGATCATCCAGCCCGGCCGGTGGCCGGGGGGGGGCTTATGGGGCGAAAGCAGCGGCGCTTTTGGCCTGGAGACGCGCGATCCGACTTTGGACAAGCGTCTGCTCGAATTCTGCCTGGGCATACCTGATATTTACCATTCCGCCGAGGGCAGTAATCGGGCAGTGCTGCGGCGGGCCTTCCGCGATCTGCTGCCGGATCTGGTACGCCTCAACCGCCGCCGGGGGCTGCAGGCGGCTGATATCTGCCGCCGCCTGCGGGATCAGGCCACGGACATCGAAGAGGCGCTGCAAGACCTGGAAAGGCATAACCTGGCCCCGGCGATCCTCGACCTGCCGAAGATGCGGCGGGTGCTCCGCTCGATTCAGCAGGGGACCACCCGCAAGAATTCAAGTGAGGCCGGAACCATTCTCCTACGGGGGTTGGGGGTCGGGATCTTCCTCCAGCGGTTCTGA
- a CDS encoding 50S ribosomal protein L11 methyltransferase: MYNCGKMELSKFPDDIARMIRAIEDKPDFPERLARLALLLRRTKKQCYLSPDLALQARRLAPDDPRIRYLTHHAVRKSAPGWHFNIVNDTLRNETYARALNRFVQPGMLVLEIGAGTGLLAMLAARAGAAQVITCEKEPLVAERAHTIIVRNGLADRVTVVSKELSRLTVGTDLPRRADLLVAEIVDNYLLGELVLPLYSHARKHLLTPEARVLPETIAAGGMLVGGLETRSFRMGTFMGFDLSPFNTLAPPVITTGEGGGLFEALSEPLEIFRFDLRAVRYPDREHRRLEVAVTQNGLAQGFMQWNRLNFGDDLTFENRPPLKSCWWPVIHLFPEELPVRQGDLVCLNAEHDQASIMIWPEKQ, from the coding sequence ATGTACAATTGCGGTAAGATGGAGCTGAGTAAGTTTCCGGATGATATCGCCAGAATGATTCGGGCCATTGAAGACAAGCCCGACTTTCCCGAACGGTTGGCCCGTCTGGCTCTCTTATTGAGACGGACCAAGAAGCAGTGCTATCTCTCGCCGGATTTGGCTCTCCAGGCCCGAAGGCTGGCGCCGGATGATCCGAGAATTCGTTACCTGACCCATCACGCCGTACGAAAATCAGCGCCAGGGTGGCATTTCAACATTGTGAACGACACCCTGCGAAACGAAACCTACGCCAGGGCCTTGAACCGCTTCGTGCAGCCGGGCATGTTGGTACTGGAAATCGGAGCGGGCACGGGACTGTTGGCCATGCTGGCGGCCAGGGCGGGAGCGGCACAGGTCATCACCTGCGAAAAAGAGCCATTGGTCGCCGAACGGGCGCACACCATTATCGTCCGCAACGGCCTGGCTGACCGCGTGACCGTGGTCTCCAAAGAGCTCAGCAGACTTACCGTAGGCACCGACCTGCCGCGGCGGGCCGATCTCCTGGTGGCCGAAATCGTGGATAATTATCTTCTGGGCGAGCTCGTGTTGCCCCTCTACAGCCATGCCCGCAAACATCTACTCACACCTGAGGCTCGCGTCCTGCCCGAAACCATTGCCGCCGGCGGGATGCTGGTGGGCGGTTTAGAAACGCGGTCTTTTCGTATGGGCACATTTATGGGCTTTGATCTCTCCCCATTTAATACCCTAGCCCCGCCGGTGATAACGACTGGCGAAGGCGGCGGCCTTTTTGAGGCCTTGAGCGAGCCGTTGGAAATCTTCCGCTTTGACTTGCGAGCCGTTCGCTATCCTGATCGAGAGCACCGCCGGTTGGAGGTTGCCGTAACCCAAAACGGCCTGGCCCAGGGGTTCATGCAATGGAATCGGCTGAATTTTGGCGATGATCTCACTTTTGAGAACCGTCCGCCGCTTAAGTCATGTTGGTGGCCGGTGATTCACCTCTTTCCGGAGGAACTGCCGGTCCGGCAGGGCGATCTCGTCTGTCTCAATGCGGAACACGATCAGGCAAGTATCATGATCTGGCCTGAGAAACAATAA
- a CDS encoding lasso peptide biosynthesis B2 protein — protein sequence MSRLGKFLALSASERGSLLEAAFWLGIARLAILILPFRRIAPVLGRHMATSPEESGMAPVALLDRISWAVATASRHLPWDCRCLAQAIAGKAMLKRRGVSSTLYLGLAKEGEAQLQAHAWLRCGERILTGRRGMAGFTIIATFAEDGK from the coding sequence ATGAGCCGACTCGGTAAGTTCCTGGCCCTGTCTGCGTCGGAGCGTGGTAGCCTGCTCGAGGCGGCCTTCTGGCTGGGGATCGCCCGGCTGGCCATCCTGATCCTGCCCTTTCGGCGGATTGCCCCGGTTTTGGGCCGACACATGGCCACCTCGCCGGAGGAGTCGGGAATGGCACCCGTGGCGCTGCTGGATCGCATCTCCTGGGCGGTGGCCACCGCCAGCCGCCACCTGCCCTGGGACTGCCGTTGCCTGGCCCAGGCTATCGCCGGGAAGGCCATGCTCAAACGCCGCGGGGTGTCCAGCACGCTGTATCTGGGCCTGGCCAAAGAAGGCGAGGCCCAACTCCAGGCACACGCCTGGCTGCGGTGTGGAGAGCGGATTCTCACCGGGCGGCGTGGAATGGCAGGTTTCACCATCATCGCCACCTTCGCCGAGGACGGGAAATGA
- a CDS encoding lasso peptide biosynthesis PqqD family chaperone — MNQSIGLNQTIQRSDDLVSCDLDGETALMSVANGKYYGLDPVGSRIWVLLEQARPVSDLCAILLQEFEVEASQCQHDVLVFLNELAQDNLIKVFDEPTR; from the coding sequence ATGAATCAATCCATCGGTTTGAACCAGACCATTCAAAGGTCTGATGACCTGGTCTCCTGTGATCTGGACGGCGAGACCGCCCTCATGAGTGTGGCCAACGGCAAATACTACGGCCTGGACCCTGTCGGCAGCCGTATCTGGGTTCTTTTGGAACAGGCCCGCCCGGTCTCCGACCTATGCGCCATCCTGCTGCAGGAATTTGAGGTCGAAGCTTCGCAGTGCCAACACGATGTGTTGGTCTTCTTAAACGAACTGGCCCAGGACAACCTGATCAAGGTATTTGATGAGCCGACTCGGTAA
- a CDS encoding sulfotransferase domain-containing protein, producing MKSGIIWLASYPKSGNTWLRIFLTNLRRGGEAPANINDLDGGPIASARTLFDEMTGIEASDLTAAEIDRLRPEVYERLAAEAKEVLFLKVHDAYTYAADGRPLLAATGSRAIYLIRNPLDVAVAFANHASRDLDTVIDRMGDEGFALAAGNGRLADQLRQRLLTWSAHVLSWLAAPIPVKVLRYEDMKQQPQKTFAEAAQFAGLPDDPARVRKAVEFSDFRELQRQEQECGFRERPPETERFFREDGWGAWRRELTPAQAARIIRDHREVMQQFGYLTANGEPVF from the coding sequence ATGAAGAGCGGCATCATCTGGCTGGCCTCCTATCCCAAATCCGGCAACACCTGGCTGCGCATCTTTCTGACGAATCTGAGGCGCGGCGGTGAAGCCCCGGCAAACATTAACGACCTGGATGGCGGACCGATAGCCAGCGCCCGAACCTTATTCGATGAGATGACGGGCATCGAAGCCTCGGACCTTACTGCCGCGGAGATCGACCGGCTGCGCCCCGAGGTTTATGAGCGCCTGGCCGCCGAGGCCAAGGAAGTCCTTTTCTTAAAGGTGCACGATGCCTATACCTACGCCGCCGACGGCCGCCCCCTGCTCGCGGCCACCGGGAGTCGAGCCATTTACCTTATCCGCAATCCCCTTGATGTGGCCGTCGCGTTTGCCAATCATGCCAGCCGCGACCTCGATACCGTTATCGACCGCATGGGCGATGAGGGATTCGCCCTGGCCGCCGGTAACGGCCGACTGGCCGACCAATTGCGCCAACGTCTGCTTACCTGGAGCGCCCATGTTCTGAGCTGGCTGGCGGCGCCCATTCCGGTGAAGGTGCTGCGCTATGAGGATATGAAACAGCAGCCTCAGAAAACCTTTGCTGAGGCGGCGCAGTTTGCCGGACTGCCCGATGATCCGGCGCGGGTGCGAAAGGCCGTGGAGTTCAGTGATTTTCGGGAACTCCAGCGCCAGGAGCAGGAATGCGGCTTCCGGGAAAGACCGCCCGAAACTGAAAGGTTCTTTCGGGAAGACGGCTGGGGGGCCTGGCGCCGGGAATTGACGCCGGCCCAGGCGGCCCGGATCATCCGGGACCATCGGGAAGTTATGCAACAGTTCGGCTACCTGACTGCAAACGGGGAGCCGGTTTTTTAA
- a CDS encoding HPr kinase, with the protein MVSSNLSRSGDNCPTPYYYRAFGLTIASALPCPELLPAEGAAEVTIRYGTVPDGLESVQRQGVCFQVNSEAFLLKLNTIAKYLVTAGKQIIIERAAGAQDNEVRLFLLGSALAALLQQRGLLPLHGCAVEVNGGAAVFVGLSGCGKSTLAEALHQRGYRIMADDVCVISFASSGTPLVISAYPQLKLWADALKKLGRDPRGLPLVRAGLEKYGLPLKDGFSRNPSPLQRVYELAESNSQELELIPLQGLDKLTVLMRHTYRPQFLAGTLGKKRHFEQCGQAAQHCRVSRLVRPRTPFRLTELADLVEEDWA; encoded by the coding sequence ATGGTATCCTCCAATCTGTCGCGCTCCGGTGACAACTGCCCGACGCCCTACTATTACCGGGCCTTTGGCCTGACGATTGCCAGCGCCCTGCCCTGCCCGGAGCTCCTGCCGGCCGAAGGAGCCGCCGAAGTCACTATTCGCTACGGTACGGTTCCTGACGGCCTGGAGTCGGTCCAACGACAGGGAGTCTGTTTCCAGGTTAATTCCGAGGCCTTTCTCCTCAAACTCAATACTATCGCCAAATATCTCGTAACTGCGGGGAAGCAGATCATCATCGAACGCGCCGCCGGGGCCCAGGACAACGAGGTGCGTCTCTTTCTGTTGGGTTCCGCCTTGGCCGCGCTCCTGCAGCAGCGAGGTCTGTTGCCGCTGCATGGCTGCGCCGTTGAGGTCAACGGCGGCGCCGCCGTCTTTGTGGGGCTCTCCGGTTGCGGCAAATCCACCCTGGCCGAAGCCCTGCATCAGCGGGGCTACCGGATTATGGCCGACGATGTCTGCGTAATCTCTTTTGCCTCATCAGGGACTCCGTTGGTCATATCGGCCTATCCGCAACTCAAACTCTGGGCTGACGCCTTAAAAAAACTAGGGAGAGACCCCAGAGGTTTACCCTTGGTGAGAGCCGGCTTGGAGAAATACGGCCTCCCCCTGAAGGATGGTTTTTCCCGGAACCCTTCGCCGCTCCAACGGGTTTACGAACTGGCGGAGAGCAACTCCCAAGAGCTTGAACTCATTCCTCTCCAGGGCTTGGACAAACTTACCGTCCTCATGCGCCACACCTACCGCCCGCAGTTCCTGGCCGGGACCTTAGGAAAAAAACGCCATTTTGAACAGTGCGGCCAGGCGGCGCAACATTGCCGGGTAAGCCGCCTGGTCCGACCCCGGACTCCCTTTCGCCTGACAGAGCTGGCCGATCTGGTAGAGGAGGATTGGGCATGA